One region of Streptomyces sp. NBC_00442 genomic DNA includes:
- a CDS encoding YajQ family cyclic di-GMP-binding protein — protein sequence MADSSFDIVSKVERQEVDNALNQAAKEISQRYDFKGTDASISWSGEKILMQANGEERVKAILDIFETKLIKRGISMKSLDAGEPQLSGKEYKIFASIEEGISQDNAKKVAKAIRDEGPKGVKAQVQGDELRVSSKSRDDLQAVQALLKGKDFDFAIQFVNYR from the coding sequence ATGGCCGACTCCAGTTTCGACATCGTCTCGAAGGTCGAGCGGCAGGAGGTCGACAACGCCCTCAACCAGGCCGCGAAGGAGATCTCGCAGCGCTACGACTTCAAGGGCACGGACGCCTCGATCTCGTGGTCCGGCGAGAAGATCCTCATGCAGGCGAACGGCGAGGAGCGGGTCAAGGCGATCCTCGACATCTTCGAGACCAAGCTGATCAAGCGCGGCATCTCCATGAAGTCGCTGGACGCGGGCGAGCCGCAGCTGTCCGGCAAGGAGTACAAGATCTTCGCCTCCATCGAGGAGGGCATCTCCCAGGACAACGCCAAGAAGGTCGCCAAGGCAATCCGCGACGAGGGGCCCAAGGGCGTCAAGGCGCAGGTGCAGGGCGACGAGCTGCGCGTCTCGTCCAAGAGCCGTGACGACCTCCAGGCCGTCCAGGCCCTGCTCAAGGGCAAGGACTTCGACTTCGCGATCCAGTTCGTCAACTACCGCTGA